The following are encoded in a window of Pan troglodytes isolate AG18354 chromosome 4, NHGRI_mPanTro3-v2.0_pri, whole genome shotgun sequence genomic DNA:
- the LOC107974893 gene encoding short transient receptor potential channel 6-like, which yields MGNLPLLEKNRFNENRGMIWAKCKEIWTQGPKEYLFELWNMLDFGMLAIFAASFIVRFRAFWHASETQSITDTNDTLKDLTKVTLGDNVKYYNLARREWDPSDPQLVSKGLCADAVVLSFSGIACILPANESFGPLQMSLGGAVKDIFRFVVIFIMVFVAFMIGTFNFYSYYIGAKQNEAFTTVEESFKTLFWAIFGLAEVKSVVINYNHKFIENIGYVRYGVYNVTVVIVLLNVLIAMINNSFQEIEDDADVE from the coding sequence ATGGGTAACCTGCCTCTGCTagagaaaaacagatttaatGAGAACAGAGGCATGATATGGGctaaatgtaaagaaatttgGACTCAAGGCCCCAAGGAATATTTGTTTGAGTTGTGGAATATGCTTGATTTTGGTATGTTAGCAATTTTTGCAGCATCATTCATTGTAAGATTCAGGGCATTCTGGCATGCTTCCGAAACCCAGAGCATCACTGATACAAATGATACTTTGAAGGACTTGACAAAAGTAACATTGGGAGATAATGTGAAATACTACAATTTGGCCAGGAGGGAGTGGGACCCCTCTGATCCTCAGCTTGTGTCTAAAGGTCTTTGTGCAGATGCTGTGGTTTTGAGTTTCTCTGGGATAGCTTGTATTTTGCCAGCAAATGAAAGCTTTGGACCTCTGCAGATGTCACTTGGAGGAGCAGTCAAAGACATCTTCAGGTTCGTGGTCATATTCATTATGGTGTTTGTGGCCTTTATGATTGGAACATTCAACTTCTACTCCTACTACATTGgtgcaaaacaaaatgaagccTTCACAACAGTTGAAGAGAGTTTTAAGACACTGTTCTGGGCTATATTTGGACTTGCTGAAGTGAAATCAGTGGTCATCAACTATAACCACAAATTCATTGAAAATATTGGTTATGTTCGTTATGGAGTCTATAATGTTACAGTGGTCATTGTTTTGCTAAATGTGTTAATTGCCATGATCAACAATTCATTCCAGGAAATTGAGGATGATGCTGATGTGGAGTAG